One Urocitellus parryii isolate mUroPar1 chromosome 9, mUroPar1.hap1, whole genome shotgun sequence DNA segment encodes these proteins:
- the Trdmt1 gene encoding tRNA (cytosine(38)-C(5))-methyltransferase isoform X2: MYLNFSEGITLEEFDKLSFNMILMSPPCQPFTRIGLQGDMTDPRTNSFLYILDILPRLQKLPKYILLENVKGFEMSSTRDMLIQTIENCGFQYQEFLLSPTSLGIPNSRLRYFLIAKLQSEPLPFQAPGQVLMEFPKTEYEYPQKCAVDAENKIKIKETEPNICFDSSMECSGKDAILFKLETVEEIKRKHQQDSDLSVQMLKDFLEDDIDISQYILPPKSLLRYALLLDIVKPTCRRSTCFTKGYGSYIEGTGSVLQTAEDVQIESIYKSLGNLPQEEKITKLSMLKLRYFTPKEIANLLGFPPEFGFPEKITVKQCYRLLGNSLNVHVVAKLIKILCE; the protein is encoded by the exons aATTGGCTTACAGGGTGATATGACTGATCCAAGGACAAATAGCTTCTTATACATTCTAGATATTCTCCCAAG attacaAAAATTACCAAAGtatattcttttagaaaatgttaaaGGTTTTGAAATGTCTTCTACCAG agaCATGTTGAtacaaacaatagaaaattgtGGCTTTCAGTACCAAGAATTTCTGTTATCTCCAACCTCT CTTGGTATTCCAAATTCAAGGCTAAGGTATTTCCTTATTGCAAAGCTTCAGTCAGAGCCATTACCTTTTCAAGCTCCTGGTCAG GTACTGATGGAGTTTCCCAAAACTGAGTATGAGTATCCACAAAAATGTGCAGTGGAcgcagaaaataaaattaaaataaaggaaacagaacCCAATATTTGCTTTGATAGCAGTATGGAATGTTCTGGAAAAGATGCCATCCTTTTTAAACTTGAAACtgtagaagaaattaaaagaaaacatcaacAGGACAGTGATCTCTCTGTGCAAATGTTAAAAGATTTTCTTGAAGATGATATTGACATCAGTCAGTACATTTTACCCCCGAAGTCATTGCTGCGATATGCTCTTTTATTAGATATTGTTAAGCCCACTTGCAGAAGGTCCACATGCTTTACCAAAGG TTATGGAAGCTACATAGAAGGGACAGGATCTGTGTTACAGACGGCAGAGGATGTGCAG ATTGAGAGTATCTACAAATCCCTTGGCAATTTGCCacaagaagaaaagataacaaaGTTGTCAATGCTTAAACTGCGATATTTTACTCCTAAAGAAATAGCAAATCTCCTTGGATTTCCTCCAGAGTTTG gATTTCCTGAGAAGATAACAGTGAAACAGTGTTACCGTCTACTTGGAAATAGTCTCAATGTGCATGTAGTAGCTAAGCTGATCAAAATCCTTtgtgaataa